A single window of Butyricicoccus intestinisimiae DNA harbors:
- a CDS encoding toprim domain-containing protein yields MIHIKEAIIVEGRYDVNKIKQLVDTVVIETGGFAIFNNKEKLKLIRRIAAERGILVLTDSDGAGFVIRNYLRGAIPSNQIRHAYIPQIAGKEKRKTKGSKEGTLGVEGVPNQVIIQALQKAGVDCLDSRPNRPQITKADFYEWGLTGMPGSQEKRKQLLQALDLPSHMTANALLEFINAVADYDTVKQKIEQL; encoded by the coding sequence ATGATACACATCAAAGAGGCAATTATTGTAGAAGGCCGGTATGATGTCAATAAAATCAAACAGCTGGTAGATACTGTTGTCATCGAAACCGGCGGTTTTGCCATCTTTAACAACAAGGAAAAATTAAAGTTGATTCGCCGCATTGCGGCGGAACGCGGCATTTTGGTGCTGACGGACAGCGATGGCGCGGGCTTTGTCATTCGCAATTATTTGCGTGGCGCGATTCCGAGCAATCAGATTCGCCACGCCTATATTCCGCAGATTGCCGGAAAAGAAAAACGCAAGACAAAAGGCTCGAAAGAAGGAACGCTGGGCGTAGAGGGTGTACCAAACCAAGTAATTATACAGGCACTCCAAAAAGCCGGTGTTGATTGTCTGGACAGCAGACCCAACCGTCCGCAAATTACCAAAGCAGACTTTTACGAGTGGGGATTAACCGGTATGCCGGGCAGTCAGGAAAAGCGCAAACAATTGCTTCAAGCGCTGGATTTGCCTTCCCATATGACGGCCAATGCTTTGCTGGAATTTATCAATGCCGTGGCGGATTACGACACGGTAAAACAAAAAATCGAGCAATTATAA
- the holA gene encoding DNA polymerase III subunit delta has product MPPKAKKSSKTDGTQLLKQDLKNHTVGSLYVIGGEEAYLKQHYLAALDKEVVDETFRDFNYTVFEGASLTAEDLRDTVDSFPMMAERRMIVVKDLDIFKPTAALKDELPAILSDLPEFVCLVFYYDTIELKPDKRTKLYASIAKTGCIANFSQLERHDLIPWVKRHVRAAGKQIDNDTCDYLLFICGTSMTNLLSEIEKACAHSATDSVKKSDIDAVCTKVLDAVTFDLTDAITAQRFDRALGLVQELIAQKNEPIVLLAAVARHMQRLYAARLALEAHSSETQLMELLGSKSPYYARKMQQSAAQLSVKWLRRAVLLCGESDVAMKSAGSDRQKVLELLLLQLAENLEERKSNRR; this is encoded by the coding sequence ATGCCGCCCAAAGCAAAGAAGTCCAGCAAGACAGATGGAACACAATTACTCAAACAAGATTTAAAAAATCATACGGTCGGTTCGTTGTATGTCATCGGCGGAGAGGAAGCCTACCTAAAACAGCATTATTTGGCAGCGCTGGACAAAGAGGTCGTTGATGAAACCTTCCGCGATTTCAACTACACGGTATTTGAAGGCGCTTCGCTGACCGCAGAAGATTTGCGCGATACGGTGGACAGTTTTCCGATGATGGCGGAACGCCGCATGATTGTCGTGAAGGATCTGGATATCTTTAAGCCGACTGCCGCACTCAAAGACGAACTGCCCGCCATTCTAAGCGATTTGCCGGAGTTCGTCTGCTTGGTTTTTTACTATGATACGATAGAACTTAAACCGGACAAGCGCACCAAATTGTATGCTTCCATTGCAAAAACAGGGTGTATTGCAAATTTTTCCCAGTTAGAACGGCATGATTTAATTCCATGGGTCAAACGGCATGTGCGCGCGGCAGGCAAGCAGATAGACAACGATACGTGTGACTATTTGCTGTTTATCTGCGGTACGTCTATGACCAATCTGCTGTCAGAGATTGAGAAAGCCTGTGCACACAGCGCAACGGATTCCGTCAAGAAAAGTGATATTGACGCGGTGTGTACCAAAGTACTGGACGCTGTAACGTTCGATTTGACTGACGCGATTACGGCACAGCGATTTGACCGCGCATTGGGATTGGTTCAAGAATTGATTGCACAAAAAAATGAACCGATTGTATTGCTTGCCGCTGTGGCACGCCACATGCAGAGATTATACGCAGCACGGCTTGCTCTTGAGGCACACAGCAGCGAAACGCAGCTCATGGAACTGCTCGGCAGCAAGTCCCCATATTATGCTCGGAAAATGCAGCAGTCTGCCGCGCAGCTTTCTGTGAAGTGGCTGCGGCGCGCGGTATTGCTGTGCGGAGAGAGCGATGTTGCCATGAAATCCGCCGGTTCTGATCGACAGAAGGTATTGGAACTGCTGCTGCTGCAATTGGCGGAAAACTTGGAAGAAAGGAAATCAAACAGACGATGA